A single genomic interval of Chryseobacterium paludis harbors:
- a CDS encoding LuxE/PaaK family acyltransferase, which produces MENIFNIQTEQDFLNASLKTFRYQYENVEIYRKFVDYLKVNPETVSELSKIPFLPIEMFKNHQILDKKASADLYFQSSGTTQMNLSKHFIANENLYRESIYKSFEQFIGKPEDFIFLGLLPSYLEKQNSSLIYMVDYLMSTSAKPENGYFLYNHSDLFDLLNTLKDKKVILFGVSFALLDFLDYCHSERNGESLNFMENLVVIETGGMKGRKEEMTKDELLVILQEGFKTDKIYSEYSMTELLSQAYSLGNNEYKCPNWMRILVRNVEDPLTYEKEGRTGAVNIIDLANIHSCSFIATQDLGKTLVDGKFQILGRIDHSDIRGCSLLVS; this is translated from the coding sequence TTGGAAAATATATTCAACATACAGACTGAGCAGGATTTTTTAAATGCTTCATTGAAAACATTTCGTTATCAATACGAGAATGTTGAGATATACAGGAAGTTTGTAGATTATCTTAAGGTGAATCCTGAAACAGTTAGTGAACTGTCAAAAATTCCATTTCTACCAATAGAAATGTTTAAGAATCATCAGATCCTGGACAAAAAAGCATCTGCAGATCTGTATTTTCAAAGTTCGGGAACCACACAGATGAACTTATCTAAGCATTTCATTGCGAATGAAAACCTGTACCGTGAAAGTATTTATAAAAGCTTTGAGCAGTTTATCGGAAAGCCTGAGGATTTTATTTTCCTTGGATTGTTACCAAGTTATCTGGAAAAACAGAATTCATCATTAATTTATATGGTAGATTATTTGATGAGCACTTCCGCAAAACCTGAAAACGGATATTTTTTATACAACCACTCCGATTTATTTGACCTTTTAAATACATTGAAAGATAAAAAAGTGATACTATTCGGTGTTTCTTTTGCGCTTTTGGATTTTCTGGACTATTGTCATTCCGAACGAAATGGAGAATCATTAAATTTTATGGAAAACTTAGTGGTGATCGAAACCGGTGGAATGAAAGGCAGAAAGGAAGAAATGACAAAAGATGAATTGCTGGTAATTCTTCAGGAAGGTTTTAAAACAGATAAGATCTATTCAGAATATTCAATGACAGAATTGTTATCTCAGGCATATTCCCTTGGAAATAATGAATATAAGTGTCCAAATTGGATGCGTATTTTAGTGAGAAATGTAGAGGATCCACTGACGTATGAGAAAGAGGGTAGAACCGGGGCTGTTAATATTATAGACCTGGCGAATATTCATTCCTGCTCTTTTATTGCAACACAGGATTTAGGAAAAACACTTGTTGATGGGAAGTTTCAGATTCTCGGAAGAATAGATCATTCTGATATTCGTGGATGCAGCTTACTGGTTTCTTAA
- a CDS encoding phosphate ABC transporter permease, producing the protein MDVIKKLFLYSLLIGLSNLLSAQKDVKSDIWSGIYVVRSVNKESSEIVDTLIINRTKDADPKKVAARYESDLARWTIFSKKDGDKEKAVIKRFLFDIKNKEDGYKEFGWTDLHEKGKMNCIDGGHFFICQTEPDTKVSFSKDEAYPTKTGIFGIWLDYGIAELEKIEN; encoded by the coding sequence ATGGATGTGATTAAAAAATTGTTCTTATACTCTCTTTTGATTGGATTATCCAATTTGTTGTCTGCTCAAAAAGATGTGAAATCTGATATTTGGTCTGGAATTTATGTTGTACGTTCGGTAAATAAAGAAAGTTCAGAAATTGTTGATACTTTAATAATTAATAGAACAAAAGATGCCGATCCGAAAAAAGTTGCTGCCCGCTATGAATCGGATTTAGCCCGATGGACAATTTTTTCTAAAAAAGATGGTGATAAAGAAAAAGCTGTTATTAAGAGATTTTTATTTGATATAAAAAATAAAGAAGACGGATATAAAGAATTTGGTTGGACGGATTTACATGAGAAAGGGAAGATGAACTGTATTGATGGTGGACATTTTTTTATTTGTCAGACAGAACCGGATACTAAGGTTTCCTTTAGTAAAGATGAAGCCTATCCTACTAAAACAGGTATTTTTGGGATATGGTTAGATTACGGAATAGCCGAACTGGAGAAGATCGAAAATTGA
- the aqpZ gene encoding aquaporin Z: MKKLFAEFFGTFWLVFGGCGSAVFAAGVPDIGIGLLGVALAFGLTVLTMAYAVGHISGGHFNPAVTFGLLAGGRFPFKDLISYVAAQCLGAIAAAACLYFILNGAGAFTTEGPGAFATNFYDMPGYHNRSYSMGAAFLAEFLLTAFFLIIIMGATDKWANGKFAGIAIGLALTLIHLISIPITNTSVNPARSLSQALFVGGAAMSQLWLFWVAPILGGIAGGLIYKFLLQRTDTEVAA, translated from the coding sequence ATAAAAAAACTTTTTGCTGAATTTTTCGGCACATTTTGGCTTGTTTTCGGTGGTTGCGGAAGTGCAGTTTTCGCTGCCGGAGTTCCCGACATTGGAATTGGACTTTTAGGTGTTGCTTTAGCATTTGGTCTTACGGTTCTCACCATGGCTTATGCTGTGGGTCATATTTCAGGAGGACACTTTAACCCTGCTGTGACTTTTGGTCTTTTAGCCGGAGGAAGATTTCCTTTCAAAGACCTGATCTCTTATGTTGCCGCCCAGTGTCTGGGTGCAATCGCAGCAGCTGCCTGCCTTTATTTTATCCTCAACGGTGCTGGAGCATTTACTACAGAAGGACCAGGAGCTTTTGCCACCAACTTCTATGATATGCCCGGCTATCATAACAGAAGCTATTCGATGGGAGCAGCGTTCTTAGCCGAGTTTTTGTTAACTGCTTTCTTCCTGATCATTATTATGGGAGCAACGGATAAATGGGCTAACGGAAAATTCGCTGGAATTGCCATTGGCCTTGCTTTAACATTGATACATTTAATATCAATTCCTATTACCAATACATCTGTAAATCCTGCAAGATCCCTTTCCCAGGCTCTTTTTGTAGGTGGTGCTGCGATGTCTCAACTTTGGTTGTTCTGGGTAGCTCCTATTCTTGGTGGAATTGCTGGCGGATTGATCTACAAATTCTTACTTCAACGAACAGATACCGAGGTAGCTGCTTAA
- a CDS encoding DUF5715 family protein: protein MKKFLCVIFGCFISHFHYAQSSKNTGSCYDLNEVLKVEPTPLYKPHLDASKSFGVKLLKDTKIIQKYINSGKFHKIKKTGKGYRVQKLNYSRAYMVSKAKTTLEKMGARFSKETKGHTFTVSSITRTLEDQCRLRRVNSNASLGISSHNYGNSFDISYVRFNDVLKYNPKMEIALEKVLKYYANAGRIYYIKERQQSCYHITVRNY, encoded by the coding sequence ATGAAAAAGTTTCTGTGTGTAATTTTTGGATGTTTTATTTCTCATTTTCATTATGCCCAATCCTCTAAAAATACAGGATCCTGTTATGACCTTAATGAAGTTTTAAAAGTGGAACCAACACCTCTTTATAAACCTCACCTGGATGCTTCAAAAAGTTTTGGGGTAAAATTACTGAAGGATACTAAAATCATTCAGAAATATATCAACAGCGGAAAGTTTCATAAAATTAAAAAAACGGGGAAAGGATACCGGGTTCAGAAATTGAATTATAGCAGAGCTTATATGGTTTCTAAAGCTAAAACAACCCTTGAAAAAATGGGCGCCAGATTTAGTAAAGAGACAAAAGGACATACTTTTACGGTTTCATCAATTACAAGGACGCTTGAAGACCAATGCCGATTAAGAAGAGTGAATTCCAATGCGTCCTTAGGAATAAGCTCTCATAATTATGGAAACTCTTTCGATATTTCTTACGTACGGTTTAATGATGTTTTAAAATATAATCCTAAAATGGAAATTGCTTTAGAAAAAGTATTGAAATATTACGCTAATGCCGGCCGGATTTATTACATAAAAGAAAGACAACAGAGCTGTTATCATATTACCGTTAGGAATTATTGA
- a CDS encoding sensor histidine kinase, producing the protein MILAVIVLFILLAYKTFVDRIIKEKNAQHEAEVLHQKKLVLENIKAQEEERKRIAVMIHDDMGNRLNILSLWLNNLDTKGDELIKKNIYGQMSALIDSARTISHSLYPVNLESVGLVLYIEELIANLSHKINISLQVAPGYEQKDVFIEVQLYRIIQEFTTNVIKHSEATKIWIYIKDYSQYTAVVISDNGQGFDYDLVKKGMGIKNIESRIKSINAVHKWKNVPNKRSRLIIKIPRNNEFQDQNSANR; encoded by the coding sequence GTGATCCTGGCAGTTATCGTATTATTTATTCTACTGGCTTATAAAACTTTTGTAGATAGGATTATTAAAGAAAAGAATGCGCAACATGAGGCTGAAGTTCTTCATCAGAAAAAATTAGTATTAGAAAATATTAAGGCTCAGGAAGAAGAACGGAAACGAATTGCCGTCATGATTCATGATGATATGGGGAACAGGCTCAATATATTGTCTTTGTGGCTTAATAATCTCGATACCAAGGGAGATGAATTAATTAAGAAAAACATTTATGGACAGATGTCTGCTTTAATTGATTCTGCGAGAACGATATCCCATTCTTTGTATCCGGTAAACCTGGAATCGGTGGGTCTTGTTTTGTATATTGAAGAATTAATTGCAAATCTATCTCATAAAATTAATATCTCATTACAGGTAGCTCCAGGTTATGAACAGAAAGATGTTTTTATAGAAGTTCAGCTGTACAGGATTATACAAGAGTTTACTACGAATGTTATTAAACATTCAGAAGCTACAAAAATCTGGATCTATATAAAAGACTATTCACAGTATACAGCCGTAGTTATTTCAGATAACGGACAGGGTTTTGATTATGATCTGGTGAAAAAAGGAATGGGTATTAAAAATATTGAATCCAGGATCAAATCTATAAATGCTGTTCATAAATGGAAAAATGTACCCAATAAAAGAAGTCGTTTAATCATTAAAATTCCTCGTAATAATGAATTCCAAGATCAAAATAGCGCTAATAGATGA
- a CDS encoding response regulator transcription factor, translating into MNSKIKIALIDDEQLILEGVKLLLSNEQNISVNLTADNGPDFIKSLEDLPEKDFPDIALVDVQMQPMNGFELVEILKEKYPNLKIIILSSHYKSSILGYMVKLGVSAFLPKNSNKKTFIDAITMVFKNGVFFTAEDHQMLFTYMNSSSKKKSLFEMEDELSEREKDVVKLICQEYTNNEIAEKLFISPRTVESHRQRVLEKIGAKNTVGIVIYAIINNIYSLEKI; encoded by the coding sequence ATGAATTCCAAGATCAAAATAGCGCTAATAGATGATGAACAGTTAATTCTGGAGGGTGTCAAATTATTATTATCAAATGAGCAGAATATATCCGTAAACCTTACAGCGGATAACGGACCAGATTTTATAAAAAGTTTAGAAGACCTACCTGAGAAAGATTTTCCGGATATTGCTTTAGTGGATGTACAGATGCAGCCAATGAACGGTTTTGAACTGGTTGAAATTCTTAAAGAAAAATACCCTAATCTGAAAATTATTATTCTTTCTTCCCATTATAAAAGCTCCATTCTGGGTTATATGGTTAAACTGGGAGTTTCTGCTTTTCTGCCTAAGAACTCAAATAAGAAAACATTTATAGACGCTATTACAATGGTTTTTAAAAATGGTGTTTTCTTTACAGCTGAAGATCATCAGATGTTGTTTACCTACATGAACAGTTCCAGTAAGAAGAAATCTTTGTTTGAAATGGAAGATGAACTTTCAGAACGTGAAAAGGATGTGGTAAAACTGATATGTCAGGAATATACCAATAATGAAATAGCTGAAAAGCTTTTTATAAGCCCGAGGACGGTGGAAAGTCACCGACAGCGCGTTCTTGAAAAGATAGGTGCTAAAAATACAGTCGGTATTGTAATCTATGCGATTATTAACAATATCTATTCTCTTGAAAAAATATAA
- a CDS encoding T6SS phospholipase effector Tle1-like catalytic domain-containing protein, whose amino-acid sequence MGNDIVSVGIFFDGTGNNGFNATSDKKPLINHESYHAAPTNVFKLFELFNGDEKIYVEGIGTITGAEDSDFAKATCKNPIGCSGYSSDDKLRKAYSFIEQKMQDKTKEYQFYVYGFSRGSMLARNFCYELLSPGSVLSGNIKVKFLGVFDTVESAPFNDYNVSLSAGVENALQLCAVNECRYFFPLTGFFENSKSMEDSELSTGNSVWKEIFVPGVHADVGGGYLETSQSVYVSSNHLQVSEINSYVSNIRDVAKDPEGNRIWNPILQNYHIDEGEILSQAYVEREIVYNDLSKVYGKLMLMQTNAIISVFKTDFNESDFKIGQEHLFLESFYTELESYANNLTPSMKPSYNYEKLADYTHISANFGLYKKGQLKRSPELIDAEIINNGLNVPSRSLANNLHPVLQAEMHILEDTVVTDFAYGANVPNNDNWMRSILI is encoded by the coding sequence ATGGGAAATGATATAGTATCTGTCGGAATTTTTTTTGATGGAACAGGAAATAACGGATTCAATGCAACTTCAGATAAAAAGCCACTGATTAACCATGAAAGCTATCATGCAGCACCCACAAATGTTTTTAAGCTCTTCGAATTGTTCAATGGAGATGAAAAAATATATGTTGAGGGAATAGGAACGATAACCGGAGCCGAAGACAGTGATTTTGCGAAAGCAACCTGTAAAAATCCGATAGGATGTTCTGGGTATTCTTCCGATGATAAGCTTCGGAAAGCATACTCTTTTATTGAACAGAAAATGCAGGATAAGACCAAAGAATATCAGTTTTATGTATATGGATTCAGTAGGGGATCTATGCTGGCTAGAAATTTTTGTTATGAACTATTAAGTCCGGGTTCTGTATTATCAGGAAATATTAAAGTAAAGTTCTTAGGCGTTTTTGATACCGTAGAATCAGCTCCTTTTAACGATTATAATGTGAGTTTATCAGCAGGCGTAGAAAATGCACTTCAATTATGTGCGGTGAATGAATGCAGATATTTTTTTCCATTGACCGGATTTTTTGAAAATTCAAAAAGTATGGAAGATTCAGAGCTTTCTACCGGAAATTCTGTATGGAAAGAGATCTTTGTTCCGGGTGTTCATGCTGATGTAGGTGGAGGTTATCTGGAAACCTCACAATCGGTGTATGTTTCTTCAAATCACCTGCAGGTTTCAGAGATAAATTCCTACGTTTCAAATATAAGAGATGTAGCGAAAGATCCTGAGGGAAATAGAATCTGGAATCCTATTTTACAGAATTATCACATAGATGAAGGTGAAATTCTCTCTCAGGCATATGTAGAAAGAGAAATAGTTTACAATGACCTTTCAAAAGTTTACGGAAAATTAATGTTGATGCAAACTAATGCTATAATTTCAGTTTTTAAGACAGATTTTAATGAATCTGATTTCAAAATTGGTCAGGAACATTTGTTTTTAGAATCATTTTATACCGAACTCGAAAGCTATGCCAACAACCTTACCCCGAGTATGAAACCCTCGTATAATTATGAAAAACTTGCAGATTATACCCATATTTCAGCCAATTTTGGTTTATATAAAAAGGGGCAGCTTAAAAGATCTCCAGAATTAATAGATGCAGAAATAATAAATAATGGATTAAATGTTCCCAGCAGATCGTTAGCTAATAATCTTCATCCAGTTCTTCAGGCTGAAATGCATATCCTGGAGGATACAGTGGTTACAGATTTCGCATATGGAGCGAATGTTCCTAATAATGATAACTGGATGCGCTCTATATTAATTTAA
- a CDS encoding ABC-F family ATP-binding cassette domain-containing protein codes for MLSVQGLGLHHSGNYLFQNVNFTIKKDDKIGLVGKNGAGKSTLLKMLSGEITFYEGSVVPDGNITIGFLKQDLDFVKGRTVWDETMQAFEQINAWKNELEEVNHQMTVRTDYESDAYTDLINRMTELNDLLMHHDAYNLEGDMEKVLFGLGFKADDFQKITDEFSGGWRMRIELAKLLLQKNDVMLLDEPTNHLDMESIIWLENFLKDYPGAIVLVSHDKQFMTAVCNRTFDVNNKKVDDYKADYTKYLELRKDRKEKLIQAKKNQDAEIKHTEELINKFRASASKAAFAQSLIKKLEKVERIEVENDDVSKFNIRFVQSVVPGKVNFEAEKLGKAYGKKQIFDDVDFIVQRGDRIALLGQNGQGKTTLAKILAGEIKDYSGTWNLGHNVNIGYFAQNQEEVLTPNKTVLEEAEDAATEETRPRVRDLLGSFLFQGEAVTKKTKVLSGGERNRLALCKLLLRPFNTLIMDEPTNHLDIQSKEIIKLALQKFEGTLIVISHDREFLQGLCDKIFEFRDGKMKEFLGDINEYLEYRQKETIREISAEKAKLHDEVKVEVKPKVEVVEKAEPIVQPKSGFVSKEQKNIQNKIKKVEERISELETKSEEMEVSFAKENPSDGMLEEYNKVKSDLELALQEWEHLASQLE; via the coding sequence ATGCTTTCGGTTCAAGGTCTAGGATTACATCATTCGGGAAACTATTTGTTTCAAAATGTGAATTTCACTATTAAAAAGGATGATAAAATTGGTTTAGTAGGAAAAAATGGAGCGGGAAAATCCACTTTATTGAAGATGCTTTCCGGAGAAATTACATTCTACGAAGGAAGTGTTGTACCTGATGGAAATATTACTATTGGTTTCCTGAAGCAGGATTTGGACTTTGTAAAAGGAAGAACGGTTTGGGATGAAACGATGCAGGCTTTTGAGCAGATCAATGCCTGGAAGAATGAACTTGAAGAAGTGAATCACCAAATGACTGTAAGAACTGATTACGAAAGTGATGCTTACACGGATTTGATCAATAGAATGACTGAATTAAATGATCTTTTAATGCACCATGATGCCTACAATTTGGAAGGTGACATGGAAAAGGTATTATTCGGATTAGGATTTAAAGCTGATGATTTCCAGAAAATTACTGACGAGTTCTCCGGAGGTTGGAGAATGAGAATTGAACTGGCAAAACTGCTTCTTCAAAAGAATGACGTAATGCTTCTCGATGAGCCTACCAACCACCTTGATATGGAATCCATCATCTGGCTGGAAAATTTCCTTAAAGATTATCCTGGAGCTATTGTATTGGTAAGTCACGATAAACAATTCATGACAGCCGTTTGTAACAGGACTTTTGATGTTAACAATAAGAAAGTTGATGATTATAAAGCGGATTACACCAAATATCTTGAACTTAGAAAAGATAGAAAAGAAAAACTGATCCAAGCTAAAAAGAATCAGGATGCAGAGATAAAACATACTGAAGAGTTAATTAATAAGTTCCGGGCAAGTGCTTCTAAAGCCGCGTTTGCACAATCTTTAATCAAAAAACTTGAAAAAGTTGAACGTATTGAAGTAGAAAATGATGACGTTTCAAAGTTTAATATTCGATTCGTTCAGTCTGTTGTTCCCGGAAAAGTTAATTTTGAAGCTGAAAAACTGGGTAAAGCATATGGAAAGAAGCAGATCTTTGATGATGTAGATTTTATTGTTCAGCGTGGAGATAGAATTGCCCTGTTAGGACAGAATGGACAGGGGAAAACAACTCTTGCGAAAATATTGGCTGGTGAAATTAAAGACTACAGTGGAACCTGGAATCTTGGTCATAACGTGAATATCGGATATTTTGCTCAAAATCAGGAAGAAGTATTAACACCAAATAAAACGGTTTTAGAAGAGGCGGAAGATGCTGCAACAGAAGAAACCAGACCAAGAGTAAGAGATTTATTAGGATCTTTCTTATTTCAGGGTGAGGCTGTTACAAAGAAAACCAAAGTATTATCGGGAGGAGAAAGAAACCGTCTTGCGCTTTGTAAATTATTATTACGTCCTTTCAATACATTGATTATGGATGAGCCTACCAATCACCTCGATATTCAGTCTAAGGAGATTATCAAATTGGCATTACAGAAATTTGAAGGTACACTGATCGTGATCTCTCACGACAGGGAGTTCCTGCAAGGGCTTTGTGATAAGATTTTTGAATTCCGTGATGGTAAAATGAAAGAGTTCCTTGGAGATATCAATGAGTACCTTGAATACAGGCAGAAAGAAACGATCAGAGAGATCTCAGCTGAAAAGGCAAAGCTTCATGATGAGGTCAAAGTAGAGGTTAAACCTAAGGTTGAGGTTGTGGAGAAAGCAGAACCTATTGTTCAGCCAAAGTCAGGTTTTGTAAGTAAGGAGCAAAAAAATATTCAGAATAAAATAAAAAAAGTGGAAGAGAGAATTTCAGAATTGGAAACAAAATCTGAAGAAATGGAAGTCTCTTTTGCAAAAGAAAATCCTTCTGATGGAATGTTAGAAGAATATAATAAAGTAAAATCTGATTTGGAACTCGCTTTACAAGAGTGGGAGCATTTGGCTTCTCAACTTGAGTAA